The following coding sequences are from one Rutidosis leptorrhynchoides isolate AG116_Rl617_1_P2 chromosome 11, CSIRO_AGI_Rlap_v1, whole genome shotgun sequence window:
- the LOC139875480 gene encoding uncharacterized protein produces MVHESKGRKRISALRRAPDGSAFQFCEKCGVSVAVALVDMHECDSKNIKKLKGDSQLEQRFRDQPRSEFRFFMESFALNCNMDDLLEIDRKGFETWKNMSSEEKLKYKLQAKKVNNAYYQQLMEEEDQMVSRTDEDGDSAKVRKFEVVLLLGGGN; encoded by the exons atggtGCATGaatcaaaaggtcgaaaaagaatcaGTGCATTGCGTCGTGCACCTGATGGTAGTGCATTTCAGTTTTG TGAAAAATGTGGTGTATCAGTAGCAGTTGCATTGGTGGATATGCATGAATGCGATTCTAAAAATATAAAGAAATTGAAAGGGGACTCACAACTAGAACAGAGGTTTCGTGATCAACCCAGATCAGAATTTCGATTTTTCAT GGAATCTTTTGCGTTGAATTGTAACATGGATGATTTACTTGAAATTGATCGGAAAGGGTTTGAAACATGGAAAAACATGTCTTCTGAG gaaaaattaaaatacaaacttCAAGCAAAGAAGGTGAATAATGCTTATTATCAACAactaatggaagaagaggatcaaaTGGTTTCGCGT ACTGACGAGGATGGAGATTCTGCTAAGGTTCGGAAATTTGAGGTG GTGTTGCTCCTTGGTGGTGGTAATTGA
- the LOC139877352 gene encoding uncharacterized protein — MEKEKVKEQLREMGFSDDIVSQALSATNVFSVSDATNWIFSRPQIPSFPIHPKINHLFRFPKSPSTKSPQVKKQPPPPQAKKQSPAPVVMKQPPSPPEVKKQSPAPEVQKTPPAPEAPPEVKKRKREEKPLAERMRPHTIDQIVGQDHLLSGKSSFIRSAIESNRLPSFILWGPPGTGKTTIARSIVNSCSSTCSSYRFVSLSAVTAGVKDVRDVVDEAKKHNNNNNKTSTSSNIFKINNNNTNNNNRIRTVLFVDEIHRFNKSQLDSFLPVIEDGTIIFIGATTENPSFNLTTSLLSRCTVLTLNPLQPHHIVTILKRAIDDPDNGLVHSVTKFPTIQVTDQVVEYISQQCDGDGRVALNALEISAVTAAAARVGGGGGDHDDTSSILVVTFDDAKQALQSKHLCYDKNGEQHYNLISALHKSMRGSDADASIYWLTRMLEGGEQPLYIARRLIQFSSEDVGLADPTALTQAVSCYQACHFLGLPECSINLAQCVVYLALAPKSVAVYKALEAAKKAVRDSVGQNEGVPLHLRNAPTKLMKQVGYGKGYMYPPHNPSAAALQSYFPDSLRGSKFLDWPDTHDAPAAAAAAAAAAAADDDDDGI, encoded by the coding sequence ATGGAGAAGGAAAAGGTTAAAGAACAGCTACGAGAAATGGGTTTCTCCGATGACATTGTTTCTCAAGCTCTTTCTGCTACCAATGTCTTTTCCGTTTCCGATGCTACTAACTGGATTTTCTCCCGCCCCCAAATCCCTTCATTTCCCATTCACCCCAAAATTAATCATTTGTTTCGTTTCCCCAAATCTCCATCAACTAAATCACCGCAAGTCAAAAAACAACCACCGCCACCACAAGCCAAGAAACAATCACCGGCACCGGTAGTCATGaaacaaccaccatcaccaccgGAAGTCAAGAAACAATCGCCGGCACCGGAAGTCCAAAAAACCCCACCGGCACCGGAAGCACCACCGGAAGTTAAAAAAAGAAAGCGTGAAGAAAAACCCCTTGCTGAACGAATGCGGCCCCACACGATCGACCAAATTGTAGGTCAAGACCATCTCCTGTCGGGTAAATCCTCTTTTATTAGGTCTGCTATTGAGTCTAATCGCTTACCATCCTTCATCCTGTGGGGCCCACCTGGTACCGGTAAGACCACCATCGCCCGTTCCATTGTTAATTCCTGTTCTTCCACTTGCTCCTCTTATCGCTTTGTTTCTCTCTCTGCTGTAACTGCTGGTGTTAAAGATGTTAGGGATGTTGTTGATGAAGccaaaaaacataataataataataataaaactagcaCTAGTAGTAACatctttaagattaataataataataccaacaacaataatagaATTAGAACTGTGCTGTTCGTAGATgagattcataggtttaacaagtcCCAACTGGATTCATTTCTTCCTGTAATTGAGGATGGTACTATTATCTTCATCGGTGCTACTACTGAAAACCCTTCTTTTAATCTCACAACCTCCTTGCTATCTCGTTGTACAGTCCTAACCCTAAATCCCCTTCAACCACACCATATTGTCACCATCCTTAAACGTGCTATCGATGATCCCGACAATGGTCTGGTCCATAGTGTAACAAAATTCCCTACCATTCAAGTGACTGATCAAGTGGTTGAATATATATCGCAACAGTGCGATGGAGATGGGAGAGTCGCACTCAACGCCCTTGAAATTTCAGCCGTCACTGCTGCAGCCGCCCGCGTAGGTGGCGGCGGCGGTGATCATGATGATACTAGTAGTATTCTCGTTGTTACTTTTGATGATGCAAAACAAGCGTTGCAAAGCAAGCATCTTTGTTACGATAAGAATGGGGAACAACATTACAATCTCATCAGTGCACTCCACAAGTCAATGAGAGGTAGTGATGCAGATGCTTCGATTTATTGGCTGACGAGGATGTTGGAAGGCGGGGAACAGCCTCTGTACATTGCACGCCGACTAATACAATTTTCTAGTGAAGACGTTGGATTAGCGGACCCAACAGCTCTCACACAAGCTGTTTCTTGCTATCAAGCTTGCCATTTTCTTGGGTTGCCAGAATGTAGTATCAACTTAGCCCAATGTGTTGTGTatcttgcacttgctcctaaatcagtAGCTGTTTATAAAGCACTCGAGGCTGCGAAAAAGGCTGTGAGAGATTCGGTTGGACAAAATGAAGGTGTGCCTTTGCATCTCAGAAATGCACCTACTAAGTTGATGAAACAAGTCGGATATGGAAAAGGTTATATGTATCCTCCTCATAATCCTTCTGCTGCTGCTCTTCAGTCGTATTTTCCGGATTCACTTCGAGGTTCTAAATTTCTCGACTGGCCAGACACTCATGACGcccctgctgctgctgctgctgctgctgctgctgctgctgctgatgatgatgatgatggcataTAA